One part of the Bdellovibrio bacteriovorus genome encodes these proteins:
- a CDS encoding GlsB/YeaQ/YmgE family stress response membrane protein, protein MIVAIILGLLVGALAKLLMPGRDPGGWIITCALGIAGSFVAHFIGTGAGYYAPYEPAGFIASVLGAMLILFVYRLLVGKTSHS, encoded by the coding sequence ATGATTGTCGCCATCATACTGGGACTGCTGGTCGGAGCCCTGGCCAAACTACTAATGCCCGGACGGGACCCCGGAGGCTGGATCATCACTTGCGCCCTGGGAATTGCCGGATCTTTTGTGGCCCACTTTATTGGCACGGGTGCAGGATATTATGCGCCCTATGAACCTGCGGGCTTTATTGCGTCGGTCCTGGGCGCCATGCTGATTTTATTTGTGTATCGACTGCTGGTGGGGAAAACCAGTCACTCATGA
- a CDS encoding sigma-54 interaction domain-containing protein, translating into MNPEGIIGKSDAIRKVVDLARRVAKSASTVSITGESGTGKEVFAKAIHNWSPRAKKPFVAINCSAIPENLLESELFGHAKGSFTGAVEKKVGLFEEADGGTLFLDEIGDLNLSLQAKLLRVLQEREIKRVGENQSRPVDVRVIVATHKDLRQEVAEKRFREDLYFRLNVIPVKLPPLRDRREDILPLAEHFLKKYNAINGTQVQGFKKSAKEFLLTQSWRGNVRELENAIERAVVLSSGTEIDVAAFTLFDEPALQDAFLGGEDKKNAFVFHFGDEVEPLHELEKKYVQFVYERKNRAKELTAKALGIDRKTLYRKLQEIDPQTSI; encoded by the coding sequence GTGAATCCAGAGGGCATCATCGGAAAGAGTGATGCGATTCGCAAGGTGGTCGACTTGGCCCGCCGGGTGGCCAAAAGCGCTTCCACCGTTTCCATCACTGGTGAAAGCGGGACCGGTAAAGAGGTCTTTGCCAAAGCCATTCACAACTGGAGTCCGCGCGCTAAAAAACCTTTTGTCGCGATCAACTGCTCTGCCATTCCGGAAAATCTTCTGGAGTCAGAATTGTTCGGTCACGCCAAGGGTTCCTTCACCGGCGCCGTGGAAAAGAAAGTCGGTCTTTTTGAGGAAGCTGACGGCGGCACGCTGTTCCTGGATGAAATCGGGGATTTGAATTTGTCCCTGCAGGCAAAGCTTTTGCGGGTGTTGCAGGAGCGTGAAATCAAACGGGTGGGTGAAAATCAGTCCCGTCCGGTGGATGTGCGTGTGATCGTGGCCACTCACAAAGATCTGCGTCAGGAAGTGGCGGAGAAGCGCTTCCGCGAGGATTTATATTTCCGTCTGAATGTGATTCCGGTGAAACTTCCCCCGTTGCGCGATCGTCGCGAGGACATTCTTCCTCTGGCAGAGCACTTTCTTAAAAAGTACAACGCCATCAATGGCACCCAGGTTCAGGGCTTTAAAAAGTCGGCGAAGGAATTTTTGCTGACACAAAGCTGGCGGGGAAATGTGCGTGAACTTGAAAATGCCATTGAAAGAGCCGTGGTTCTTTCGTCAGGGACCGAGATTGACGTGGCCGCGTTCACTTTGTTTGATGAACCGGCATTGCAGGATGCATTCCTTGGCGGTGAAGACAAAAAGAATGCATTCGTATTCCATTTCGGTGACGAGGTAGAACCATTGCATGAACTGGAAAAGAAGTACGTCCAGTTTGTCTATGAACGAAAAAACCGCGCAAAAGAGCTGACCGCGAAAGCTTTGGGCATTGATCGCAAAACCCTGTATCGCAAGTTGCAGGAGATTGATCCTCAGACGTCCATCTAG
- a CDS encoding SLC13 family permease: MDYNQILFLIILALALYFFVSEKLGVDMTALLIILSLAVTGVLDPKEAFAGFSSEPALIVVAVFVLSAGLSATGLTDAIGNAVGRVAGKNQWTANIVIMTTVAALSAFTHHLMVTAMMLPIVMRLCREQNLPSSRLLIPMATAASLGTTLTLIGAPAFLLANSVLKRSGEPALRLFSVTPLGAVLVGVSFVLILLLLWVLPKTSGRDQQDEKFRIDELFTELVVTPGSRWAGMELSQFQKETAKRFEIVGLKRNGTRISTLEARVQLEVHDVLLVKTSPDELLSVDEKMGLALRTVRKYGEEIAAAAEDGHSKAAEPMIVQALIAPQSSLVGKSIGEIDFVRTMGVIVIGLWRRGGWMYHELSQVRLREGDLIILWGHEPQLDELNAKYSHLLMLFPMNVRPKKRVKAKTAALIMGASVLVAATETLPPHIAFMIGAVAMVLSKCISVRQAYDSIEVKIFVMIAGVIPLGIAMEKTGLATLFAENLARVIAHWEPWAIMMTFFVAAGLLTQILSDAATTVLIAPIAIAFAKTAGVSPTAAVVCVTVGAVASFLTPIGHHGNLLILGPGNYRFVDFLKIGFPLTALIAVVTSFMSLHLWG, translated from the coding sequence ATGGACTATAATCAGATCCTATTCTTAATAATCCTGGCATTGGCGTTGTATTTTTTTGTCAGCGAAAAGCTGGGTGTGGATATGACAGCGCTGTTGATCATTCTGTCTTTGGCCGTCACGGGTGTTCTGGATCCCAAAGAAGCCTTTGCCGGATTTTCCAGTGAACCCGCGCTGATTGTGGTGGCGGTATTTGTGCTGTCTGCGGGGCTCTCTGCGACGGGTCTGACTGATGCCATCGGAAATGCCGTGGGGCGGGTGGCTGGAAAAAATCAGTGGACTGCGAATATCGTGATTATGACGACGGTGGCGGCTCTTTCGGCTTTCACACATCATTTGATGGTGACCGCAATGATGCTTCCGATCGTCATGCGGCTTTGTCGTGAACAAAATCTTCCTTCTTCGCGATTGTTGATTCCCATGGCTACGGCAGCTTCGCTGGGGACCACTCTGACGTTGATTGGGGCGCCGGCCTTTCTGCTTGCCAACAGCGTTTTAAAGCGCTCTGGAGAACCTGCCCTGCGCCTGTTCTCTGTGACCCCTTTGGGAGCTGTGCTTGTCGGCGTCAGCTTTGTGCTGATCCTGCTTTTGTTGTGGGTTTTGCCGAAAACCTCGGGCCGTGATCAACAGGATGAAAAGTTCCGCATCGATGAGCTTTTCACCGAACTTGTTGTGACTCCGGGGTCGCGCTGGGCGGGAATGGAGTTGTCCCAGTTTCAGAAAGAAACGGCCAAACGCTTTGAAATCGTCGGCTTAAAAAGAAACGGCACCAGAATTTCCACTTTGGAGGCCCGGGTGCAGCTTGAGGTTCATGATGTTCTGCTGGTCAAAACCTCGCCGGATGAATTGTTGTCCGTGGACGAAAAAATGGGCCTGGCCTTAAGAACTGTAAGAAAATACGGCGAAGAAATCGCGGCTGCCGCTGAGGACGGGCACAGCAAGGCTGCTGAACCGATGATCGTGCAGGCGTTGATCGCGCCGCAGTCATCGTTGGTCGGTAAAAGCATCGGCGAAATTGATTTTGTCCGTACCATGGGGGTGATCGTCATCGGTCTGTGGCGGCGGGGAGGCTGGATGTACCATGAGCTTTCTCAGGTGCGACTGCGCGAAGGGGATCTGATCATTTTGTGGGGTCATGAACCTCAGCTTGATGAGCTGAACGCCAAGTACAGCCATCTGCTGATGTTGTTCCCGATGAATGTGCGACCCAAAAAACGGGTGAAAGCCAAAACCGCGGCTTTAATCATGGGGGCCTCTGTGCTGGTGGCGGCCACCGAAACTCTGCCGCCGCATATTGCATTTATGATCGGGGCTGTGGCCATGGTGCTGAGTAAATGCATTTCTGTGCGTCAGGCCTATGATTCTATTGAAGTGAAAATATTTGTGATGATTGCCGGGGTGATTCCGTTGGGGATTGCCATGGAAAAAACGGGACTGGCGACCCTGTTTGCGGAAAATCTGGCTCGGGTGATCGCACACTGGGAGCCCTGGGCCATCATGATGACCTTCTTCGTGGCGGCCGGGTTGTTAACTCAGATATTATCGGATGCGGCGACCACTGTTTTGATTGCCCCGATTGCGATTGCCTTTGCAAAAACCGCCGGTGTTTCTCCAACAGCGGCGGTGGTGTGTGTGACCGTCGGAGCCGTTGCGTCTTTCCTGACTCCGATTGGTCATCATGGGAATTTACTGATACTGGGGCCGGGGAACTACCGATTTGTTGATTTCCTGAAAATCGGTTTTCCTCTGACGGCCCTGATCGCGGTAGTGACTTCTTTTATGTCCCTGCATCTGTGGGGCTAA
- a CDS encoding OmpA family protein → MISMIRLVLALGFVGAITYAQPDVELATARMVGASQVAPVFFDPGKNSLSNEEKKELRTFFTSLRESEKIKSVRVLSWGDREYPAKDEKVSSKQISLAQDRAEAIKKFLKQDLKIDSVDTHNMSERPSKLSELFKTDDYEVKSSAEATGAAPAQNKTGVFEEMARSTTALVLVVLQ, encoded by the coding sequence ATGATTTCAATGATCCGTTTGGTGCTGGCTTTGGGTTTTGTCGGCGCTATCACATACGCTCAACCCGATGTGGAACTGGCCACTGCTCGCATGGTGGGGGCGTCCCAGGTGGCCCCTGTCTTTTTTGATCCGGGAAAAAACAGCCTTAGTAACGAAGAGAAAAAAGAACTGCGCACGTTCTTCACGTCATTGCGTGAATCCGAAAAGATCAAATCGGTGCGCGTTCTAAGCTGGGGGGATCGCGAGTATCCGGCGAAGGACGAAAAGGTGTCCAGCAAGCAAATATCCCTGGCGCAGGACCGCGCCGAAGCCATTAAAAAATTTCTGAAGCAGGATTTGAAAATCGACTCTGTGGATACGCACAATATGAGCGAGCGTCCCTCCAAATTGAGCGAGCTTTTCAAAACTGATGACTACGAAGTGAAATCTTCGGCTGAAGCCACGGGAGCTGCGCCTGCGCAGAATAAAACCGGCGTCTTTGAAGAAATGGCCCGATCCACCACCGCATTGGTGCTGGTGGTCCTGCAGTAA
- a CDS encoding Hpt domain-containing protein translates to MTAMSVPVESKVKYLRRRAAELESLLAMGEGVELFELGKKVGHQVKGNAATFEFAELAESGKKLESAALSENAKAVLEAARELMQQVTALLQQYS, encoded by the coding sequence ATGACGGCGATGAGTGTGCCGGTGGAATCAAAAGTGAAGTATCTGCGCCGTCGCGCTGCCGAGCTTGAGTCCCTGCTGGCGATGGGGGAAGGTGTCGAGTTGTTTGAGCTTGGAAAGAAAGTGGGTCATCAGGTCAAGGGCAATGCCGCCACGTTCGAGTTTGCTGAATTGGCGGAGTCGGGAAAAAAGCTGGAGTCGGCGGCTCTTTCAGAAAATGCCAAAGCTGTGCTGGAAGCGGCCCGGGAGCTGATGCAGCAGGTGACCGCTCTTTTGCAGCAGTATTCATGA
- a CDS encoding response regulator: MDSQKKILLIEDDLDLAELATAYFRQKGIQVLHMEDPLEALKSITSKKLVPDAIITDLNLPMMSGLDFIKAARNEGVALPIILITVSNDVETAVEAINAGAYDFVVKPLHFPQLLISAQRAFKTKTCVRRLISAKV, encoded by the coding sequence ATGGACTCTCAAAAGAAAATTCTGCTAATTGAAGATGATTTGGATTTAGCCGAGCTGGCGACAGCCTATTTCCGCCAAAAAGGCATTCAGGTTCTGCATATGGAAGATCCGCTGGAGGCTTTGAAATCCATCACCTCCAAAAAACTTGTGCCCGATGCCATCATCACAGATTTGAACCTGCCAATGATGTCCGGCTTGGATTTTATCAAAGCCGCACGCAATGAAGGGGTGGCGCTTCCGATTATTCTGATCACTGTTTCCAATGATGTTGAAACTGCGGTGGAAGCCATCAATGCCGGCGCTTATGATTTTGTGGTGAAACCTCTGCATTTCCCCCAGTTATTAATTTCAGCGCAGCGGGCTTTTAAGACGAAAACCTGCGTCAGACGCTTGATTTCAGCAAAGGTGTGA
- a CDS encoding CsbD family protein gives MNKDVIQGKWKEIKGDLHKAWGNITDDEWEKTKGDATAIAGILQQKYGMAKEEASEKVSSVFKSTRTAQEKVWTSRLLLRAVPHNSI, from the coding sequence ATGAATAAGGATGTCATTCAGGGAAAATGGAAAGAGATCAAAGGCGACCTGCACAAAGCCTGGGGCAATATCACCGATGACGAGTGGGAAAAAACCAAGGGTGATGCCACAGCCATCGCAGGCATTCTGCAGCAGAAGTACGGCATGGCAAAAGAAGAGGCTTCAGAAAAAGTCTCCAGCGTTTTTAAAAGTACGCGAACAGCGCAAGAGAAAGTCTGGACAAGCCGACTCCTCCTTCGCGCCGTCCCCCACAATAGTATTTAA